One genomic window of Bradyrhizobium sp. B124 includes the following:
- a CDS encoding acetamidase/formamidase family protein, which produces MTHHHLKSSPETCHWGFFEAKLKPVLTIASGDEVTIETISGGPDVVPDRGKFYVPPELDDIHAKCERMVPGHILTGPIAVSGAEPGDVLEVDILDVQLRQDWGYNLIKPLSGTLPDDFHETRILNIPLDRARMVGRMPWGLDLPLKPFFGVMGVSPPPAWGRISSLIPRAMGGNLDNKELGAGAKLYLPVFVPGALFSCGDGHGVQGDGEVCVTAIETALTGRFRLTLRKDLKLAYPRAETADHYMTMAMDPDLDQCVVRALRDMIVLLGEKRNLSREDAYTLCSLAADLRVTQTVNGSKGIHCMIAKSVVHG; this is translated from the coding sequence ATGACCCATCATCATCTGAAATCCAGTCCCGAAACCTGCCATTGGGGCTTCTTCGAAGCAAAGCTGAAACCGGTCCTGACCATCGCGAGCGGAGACGAGGTCACGATCGAGACCATCAGCGGCGGCCCCGACGTGGTGCCGGACCGCGGCAAGTTTTATGTGCCGCCGGAGCTCGACGACATTCATGCGAAGTGCGAGCGGATGGTGCCCGGGCATATCCTGACCGGCCCGATCGCCGTGAGCGGTGCCGAACCCGGCGACGTGCTGGAGGTCGATATTCTCGACGTCCAGCTCCGCCAGGACTGGGGCTACAATCTGATCAAGCCGCTGTCCGGCACCCTGCCCGACGACTTCCATGAGACCCGCATCCTCAACATCCCGCTCGATCGCGCGCGCATGGTCGGCCGCATGCCATGGGGGCTCGACCTGCCGCTGAAACCGTTCTTCGGCGTGATGGGCGTGTCGCCACCGCCGGCCTGGGGCCGCATCTCCTCGCTGATCCCGCGCGCGATGGGCGGCAATCTCGACAACAAGGAGCTCGGGGCCGGCGCCAAGCTGTATCTGCCGGTGTTCGTGCCGGGCGCGCTGTTCTCCTGCGGCGACGGCCATGGCGTGCAGGGCGACGGCGAGGTCTGCGTCACCGCGATCGAGACCGCGCTCACCGGCCGCTTCCGCCTGACCCTGCGCAAGGATCTCAAGCTCGCCTATCCGCGCGCCGAGACCGCCGACCATTACATGACCATGGCGATGGATCCCGATCTCGACCAGTGCGTGGTGCGGGCGCTGCGCGACATGATCGTGCTGCTCGGCGAGAAGCGCAATCTGTCGCGCGAGGACGCCTATACGCTGTGCAGCCTGGCCGCCGACCTGCGCGTCACGCAGACGGTCAACGGCTCCAAGGGCATTCACTGCATGATCGCCAAATCGGTCGTTCACGGCTGA
- a CDS encoding AMP-binding protein: MLKDRLSPADEATRDKEMQETLAACPRILDLIARGPQGAPEAEAAIYLRSPLDPSPVVISNDHLMGCIKAAENYFRSQGIGKDDAVAVLLPACPATVVAIFGAAACGVAEPLNLLFTREAIVAQLNAIKAKLLLAPPPGMPGGLYERVEGLQREVPSLQRIVIVPLDGSIAFDGEVLRPDPAWRDDYGKSKDMSEADRVAVMLPTGGTTGHPKVARLTNRAMVASTVSSRMALDFHRGERAMITMPLFHVGGLFCTTANCLSAGTTIFIPGPAGARDPSLITHFWKIVEKYRVNISGNVPTTLGALADIPVADSDISTLRVTATGASICPPEIERRYLATWGGACIQQLYGMTELAGAITHDVHGVKPRAESVGTRNPLVELAILDGGNLHTGPWPSPVGELLTRGPQVFAGYVDKKQTEEAFRDGWLRTGDICRIDADGFVYILGRAKDVIIRGGHNIDPRAIEDAALAFPGVALAAAVGRPDAYAGEVPMLFVSAQPGAHIDPNALAAFVQDNILEPPARPRVVSVIPEMPVTPVGKIFKPKLRQIAAGEAARELLAREGLSGEVSVEAITDPSRGLYLSVSAPADKAETAERLLKKFPVKVELRS, from the coding sequence ATGCTCAAGGACAGGCTTTCGCCGGCCGACGAGGCTACGCGCGACAAGGAGATGCAGGAGACGCTCGCCGCCTGCCCGCGCATCCTCGATCTCATTGCCCGTGGTCCCCAGGGCGCGCCTGAGGCGGAAGCCGCGATCTATCTGCGTTCGCCACTCGATCCCAGCCCGGTCGTGATCTCGAACGATCATCTGATGGGCTGCATCAAGGCCGCGGAGAACTACTTCCGCAGCCAGGGCATCGGCAAGGACGACGCGGTCGCCGTCCTGCTCCCGGCCTGCCCCGCGACCGTGGTCGCGATCTTCGGCGCAGCCGCCTGCGGTGTCGCCGAGCCGCTCAATTTGCTGTTCACACGCGAGGCGATTGTCGCGCAGCTCAACGCCATCAAGGCAAAACTGTTGCTGGCGCCGCCGCCAGGCATGCCGGGCGGGCTCTATGAAAGAGTCGAAGGCTTGCAGCGCGAGGTGCCGTCGCTGCAGCGCATCGTGATCGTGCCGCTCGACGGCAGCATCGCGTTCGACGGCGAGGTGCTGCGGCCCGATCCTGCGTGGCGCGACGACTACGGCAAGTCCAAGGATATGAGCGAGGCCGACCGTGTCGCGGTGATGCTGCCGACCGGCGGCACGACAGGTCATCCCAAGGTGGCGCGGCTCACCAACCGCGCGATGGTCGCCTCCACCGTGTCCTCACGCATGGCACTCGACTTCCATCGCGGCGAGCGCGCGATGATCACGATGCCGCTGTTCCATGTCGGCGGCCTGTTCTGCACGACGGCCAATTGCCTTTCCGCCGGCACGACGATTTTCATCCCCGGCCCGGCCGGCGCACGCGATCCATCCCTGATCACGCATTTCTGGAAGATCGTCGAGAAATACCGCGTCAACATCTCCGGCAACGTGCCGACCACACTCGGAGCGCTGGCCGACATCCCGGTCGCGGACAGCGACATCTCGACCCTCCGTGTCACCGCCACCGGCGCCTCGATCTGCCCGCCGGAGATCGAGCGGCGTTATCTCGCGACCTGGGGCGGTGCCTGCATCCAGCAGCTCTACGGCATGACCGAGCTCGCCGGCGCCATCACGCACGACGTGCACGGCGTGAAGCCGCGCGCCGAGAGCGTCGGCACCCGCAATCCGCTCGTCGAGCTCGCAATCCTCGACGGCGGCAATTTGCACACCGGGCCGTGGCCCTCGCCGGTCGGCGAGCTCCTGACCAGGGGTCCGCAGGTGTTCGCCGGTTACGTCGACAAGAAGCAGACCGAAGAGGCGTTCCGCGACGGCTGGCTGCGCACCGGCGACATCTGCCGGATCGACGCCGACGGCTTCGTCTACATCCTGGGCCGCGCCAAGGACGTCATCATCCGTGGCGGCCACAACATCGACCCGCGGGCGATCGAGGATGCCGCGCTGGCGTTTCCGGGCGTGGCGCTGGCCGCGGCCGTCGGGCGTCCCGACGCCTACGCCGGTGAAGTGCCGATGCTGTTCGTCTCGGCGCAGCCCGGCGCCCATATCGATCCGAACGCGCTCGCCGCCTTCGTGCAGGACAACATCCTGGAGCCGCCGGCGCGCCCGCGCGTGGTGTCGGTGATCCCGGAAATGCCGGTCACGCCGGTCGGCAAGATCTTCAAGCCGAAGCTGCGCCAGATCGCCGCCGGCGAGGCCGCGCGCGAGCTGCTGGCTCGAGAAGGCTTGTCCGGTGAGGTCAGTGTCGAGGCCATCACCGACCCGTCCCGCGGGCTGTACCTGAGCGTGAGCGCGCCTGCGGACAAGGCCGAAACCGCTGAGCGGCTTCTCAAGAAGTTCCCGGTCAAGGTCGAGTTAAGATCCTAA
- a CDS encoding GcrA family cell cycle regulator — MITIEPTWTPERVDQLKIYFEAGLSCRDIAVNIGVSRNAVIGKLSRLNLTRTTPDERRARRKKSSAHAAQRATAKQQLRLLQAVYEQVPDDAPIVSANNCSLFELSEQRCRWPISTPGADDFCFCGNTPLAGMPYCSGHYRLAYQAGSRQRAMRG, encoded by the coding sequence ATGATTACCATCGAGCCGACCTGGACGCCGGAGCGCGTCGACCAACTCAAGATCTACTTTGAAGCCGGTCTCTCCTGCCGCGACATCGCCGTGAATATCGGCGTCAGCCGCAATGCCGTGATCGGCAAGCTGTCGCGCCTGAACCTCACGCGCACGACGCCGGACGAACGCCGCGCCCGGCGGAAGAAATCCAGCGCCCACGCCGCGCAACGGGCGACCGCGAAGCAGCAGCTCCGGTTGCTTCAGGCGGTCTACGAACAAGTGCCCGACGATGCGCCGATCGTCAGCGCCAACAACTGCTCGCTGTTCGAGCTGAGCGAGCAGCGTTGCCGCTGGCCGATCAGCACGCCGGGCGCAGATGATTTCTGCTTTTGCGGCAACACGCCGCTCGCCGGCATGCCCTATTGCTCGGGGCATTACCGCCTTGCGTATCAGGCAGGATCACGCCAGCGCGCGATGCGCGGGTAG
- a CDS encoding SDR family NAD(P)-dependent oxidoreductase has translation MKDFAGKIAVITGGGTGMGRELARQLVAEGCNVAMCDVSAEAMAETKRLCEVEKLPQGLRITTHIADVSIEDHYKRFRDELIEQQATDKIHLLFNNAGIGGGGSLFTNTREQWERTFNICWGGVYLGVRTFLPLLVKADEAHIVNTSSVNGFWASVGMGVSHTAYSAAKFAVKGFTEAMINDLRLNAPHVKCSVVMPGHIGTSIVSNSRKVQNGADQLNPDELRQARQRLQGQGIDVAKMSDADIQELALDRARIFHDEAPTTAAAAAKIILDGVKADRWRILVGDDAHLLDERVRKTPEQAYTPEFYQGIVEATGWKVG, from the coding sequence ATGAAGGACTTTGCCGGAAAGATTGCCGTCATCACCGGTGGCGGCACGGGCATGGGGCGGGAGCTGGCGCGGCAGCTCGTTGCCGAGGGATGCAACGTCGCGATGTGCGACGTCTCGGCCGAGGCGATGGCCGAGACCAAGCGGCTCTGCGAGGTCGAGAAGCTGCCGCAGGGCCTGCGCATCACCACCCACATTGCCGACGTCTCGATCGAGGATCACTACAAGCGTTTTCGCGATGAGCTGATCGAGCAGCAGGCGACCGACAAGATCCATTTGCTGTTCAACAACGCCGGCATCGGCGGTGGCGGCAGCCTGTTCACCAACACGCGCGAGCAGTGGGAGCGCACCTTCAACATCTGCTGGGGCGGCGTCTATCTCGGCGTTCGCACCTTCCTGCCGCTGCTGGTGAAGGCCGACGAGGCGCACATCGTCAACACCTCGAGCGTCAATGGCTTCTGGGCGTCGGTCGGCATGGGCGTGTCGCACACCGCCTACAGCGCGGCGAAGTTCGCGGTGAAGGGATTCACCGAGGCGATGATCAACGATCTCCGGCTCAACGCGCCGCACGTCAAATGCTCGGTCGTGATGCCTGGCCACATCGGCACCTCGATCGTGTCGAACTCGCGCAAAGTGCAGAATGGCGCCGACCAGCTCAATCCCGACGAGCTCAGGCAGGCCCGCCAGCGTCTGCAAGGGCAGGGCATCGACGTCGCCAAGATGTCGGATGCCGACATCCAGGAGCTCGCGCTCGACCGTGCGCGCATCTTCCACGACGAGGCACCGACCACGGCCGCCGCCGCCGCCAAGATCATCCTCGACGGCGTGAAGGCCGATCGCTGGCGCATCCTGGTCGGTGACGATGCGCATCTGCTCGACGAGCGCGTGCGCAAGACCCCGGAGCAGGCCTACACGCCGGAGTTCTACCAAGGCATCGTGGAAGCGACCGGCTGGAAGGTCGGGTGA